The Anopheles moucheti chromosome 3, idAnoMoucSN_F20_07, whole genome shotgun sequence genome contains the following window.
CGCGAAAAACGCATCAAGCCTCGACATTTTCCGTCCACTAACACCACAAACCGATTCTCAGCATGGTCCCCAAACGTTCCTTGGTCGTTAGGAGAGACGGGTTTGCTCACGGCCGGTGCTACTATTGCAAGTTCAGCAGCTAAAAACCAAACACGCTGACATTTCCGTTGCGCTTCGTCTGCGGTCGGTGGCAACACACTGATATTGATTTATCCGGCCCCGATTCCATCCGGTGTGCGAAATGTTTGCGAGCGGCAAATATGCATCCTGGCATTGAATTTTTCCGCCAATTGTGTGGGGCGGGCAGCACCCAGCAACCCCATCGATCTTCCGCGGCCCGCAGCAACGGAAGGGCCTAAGCCGCGACGCGACActctcgcgcacacacacacacgccggcCTAAAATGGTGACATCTGCGCTGGGGGGTACCGACTCATCATCGAAAACCGgttgaaaatatgtttatttcgGGTGTGGGTCACATAAAAATTTGAATTCGCCCGGGCCCGCGTTTGGCCACGCGCTGTTTTGGGAGTTCGAACCGGACCGGTGGTCGAATTAGACACGGTTGTGCCTTACCAAAACTCGTTATCCCCCCGTTCGTTATCTTGGTATCCCCTTGGAAAGAAGCAACTGAACCGTTTTGTTTCCCACTCCCGCACCACGGACAGCGCGATCGTAGCTCGACGGCCCGGCTGGAAGGACTTGCCACGAGACAAAACTGGGTGGGATGCGCCATATCGGCGACGGAGAAGGCGTTCACCCTCGCTACGCGGGATTGCAAAACCTTCCCGCGACCATCCGCGCAAGCGGTTGCGGTCAGTGTGGTGAGAAGGCTGGTGGCGGTGCCGGTGATCGAAATGGAAGGGCAGATCGTCAACGCACAGCCGAAAGCGCGCGCGCGAGGTGCTCTCCCAGTGTATGTGATTAGTATAAATAGAAACGCAAACCTCCACACTGCTGTCAGTTGTCTAACGTAGCTCGCAGCATCGTAGCGCCAACAAAGTGAGAAtctcccccgaaaaaaaaaaaacacccctttGCCACCATGAAGTTCGCCATTGTGTTTGCCACCGTTTTGGCCGTTGCCCTTGCTGCGCCCGCCGACGAACGGGACGCCCAGGTGCTGAAGTACGAGAACGATAACCTGGGAGTGGATGGATACAACTTCCAGTGAGTATCGCGTGATTTGGGAATGATTCTGTGATGATTCTGTGCACGTGCCGCTCTTAAACTGGGCAGAAAGTGTGATCGCTTGGTGCGCAGTGAATGTGTCTTgaatgcttatgcttatgtgGTCCTGTGTGTTCTTTGCATCCGCCCCGCAGGTACGagaccagcaacaacattaacCGTGCCGAGACGGCCGAACTGAAGAGCTTCGGAGATGACGTGTCGGCCCTCGTCGTCCGTGGATCGTACTCGTACACCGGTCCAGACGGACAGGTCTACACCGTGAACTACGTCGCCGACGAGAACGGATTCCAGCCGGAGGCTCCCCATATCCCGCGTCTGTAAAGCGGCAGGGAATAAGGACCCGTATCCATCCCTAGTTTCCCTCTACTTCTCATCTCTGCTAGCATGTTAGGTTAATGAAACATTCTTCGACCAATTCTACCCACTTCACCAATAAAAGCTGTGACctgattatgtttttttaaaaaccaaaacaatccATCTCAACTGCTCTTCTTGCGCGTTTTTTTGTCAATGCGAAATCtcatcctttttttaattccttACAGTCATTAATATACCTTGTACCAAATCATCCTGCTCAATGGCCAATTATCGATCGCAAGCTTGATGTGTACGAAGCATTATTAAATTACCGGTCATTACTTTTATTAAGCACCTCGTTGGCGCACAAGGTGACCATTGTCGCATCATCTAGCGATGggttttaatcaatttttatcCTGCGAAACCGTCCGCGGATATTATACGACCCTAATTTGCTCGATTATTACACCTTGCTTGCGCGTCCTTCGGAGACTGGTCCAAGCCGGGGCACCCTTAAACCGGATCAGCTGACCTTCCACTCTGAACCCTCCCGAATAAAGATGTCCCAAAGATGTGTGTCGAAAATACGAACTTACGCTTACTGTGAAGTACACCCTGTGGGTAATTCCTGTTgataattatttaaacacCGGAGCAGCTTCTTCGAAGTACCTTACGCGGAGGCTTGGTTGCTGAAATTCACCCAGGGTGGCATCGAACCAGCACCGATCATGTGAAGATCATTTCGCTAGCATGCAAAGCGTCCAATAATTATCCCCAATGTTCGATGCTCATATTTCAAGCATTGGGGGGGGTCTTGCTCCAGGATATAATCAGACTTCATTGCGATGCATAACATGCGGTCGGCACAGCCTTCGTTCGCTCGTAAATTTTTCACTGCAAAAGGAAATACCCACTTTGCGCTAGTGCGTTTAGTGCCACCAAGCGCCAAGCAGCGTCGGGGCTGACGGCAGATGACACACGTCAGCGATCGGGAGCGGTGCTATAAACTTGCTACGCTCCAAGAAAGATGGCACCATATAATATCTCCCATTTTAACGATTGAATTAATGCCGACTGGCTGGCTAAATTTGGTCCGTCGTGTTCGGTAAAGTTACTCGTAAACTAGAGTAAATGGCAAATCGGCACCGCGATGCACCGCGAGCGCAAACACATCTTTGGCAGCAGTGGTACATCAATCCCCTGTGAAGGCGGTGGAAGGTTATGACCGGTCGTTAGGCTCGCACTTGAAATTTCCATAAGGCATGAACCATTTTGCCTTTTGGTTGACTTTTGAGATGATATTAATACGAAGACGCTCACCTGAAACGATCCGTTCTTTCTTTAGCAACCAACTGGCGGACGTCACCATTTGAGCACTATTTTAAAACCATCTCACAGCAAGCATTCAGCGGGCCCGATACGAACGGATACTTGATGACTCGGTTGAAGGTTAACTATTTTTATTGTCACACCGAAAGATCTCCACGGGACAAGTGGTACGCTGCGTGATGGGTCTTTTTTTCTGGTGGAAAAAGCCtcgaccatttttttttttgcttgcttgtcGATGATGATTGGAATGGCTCAAATATTCGTTGTTTAAGGCTTCCCATCGTAAAAGGGACTGCATCGCTACAACGCTACAACGAACACCTCGAGAAGATATGTTCATGCTTTTAGCTGGAAAGACATACAATGTGTTGCGTGTCGTTAAGGACCGAAAGGGTCTTTAACTTCGTACCAGGAAGCATCTCCATTTCTTTGGGTACTTCACTGGTCGTAAAATTTAATGAGCGTAATACGTAATAAACATGAAGACTCCGTTACATTATAATCAATTCCTATCAGCTAAAAACTGTTAACTGCCTAATCATAAACGGTCGTATCAAATtcaatttgtatttgtttcccGTTTGCATATTTTCCTAACGTCCGTTCTAAACATGCTGTGACATTTTCCGAATGCGCCTAAAACTATGCAATCCGCTTCTCATTTCCACTCGGCGGTTCCTTTCAGTCCACCCCTATTGAAACGTTTGCCTTTTTCCTCAAGCATCTGATGGCAAGCCGGCTTAGACAAATTGGTTaagaaagggaaaaggatGTCAACCACGAGTACGTGTCAATTGTGGGCCATAAATTACTTAACCGTGCGTCCTACACACGGTGATTCAGCATCCAGTGAAATAGCGACGCTCACAACACGATTACATGGCTGAGCTTTGCGACTGATTTTTATATGCACTGGCTTGTGCAGAGTCGTTTATCGTTTTCTTCGTGTGCAGTTATGAAGTGGAAGAGTTGAAGCACAAAATTACCCTGCCATCGCTCTGGTCAACCTGACACGTTGTGCATGCCGCACACCGAAACGAACGTACGGCCGGAAGCTGACTGCATACTGTGTGGTGGTTACATTGACGCACGCCGTATGATGCGACCCGTACTTTCCGACATTGTCTAAGAATTGCTGTCGGCACGttaaaaataagaaagcaaacaaacgcgACAAACTTCAAGCGAGCAGCAGTTTACGTTGTCGACGCGACACTCGTACACAAGATCATCACCCTACCGCGAGCAGGAATTGCATTGAGGCTCGTTTTGTCAACCGAATCTTGAATATTCGTCGCCGCTTGCGAAGGTCGACACAACTGTACAAATATCCTCCAGCGAGTGAATGCGCAATAGGACGAGATTCTTGGGCCGTGCCGAACGTGCTTTGATGAGTACACGGCAATCACAATATTAGCCCAAGCGAAGCGTTGCGATGGTTGTGTGGCGATTGGTCAGGCAGGTTGGGCTAGGTATGAGCACCCATGATCATAACTGCCTGCGTCGTGAGCAACCGGTTTCATTGCGGGTGGCTTTTTGGCAACTTCCCATCGGTGGTGCGATGAAAGTGAAGGTGAAGATGACCGCACGGTGTATGAATGGCACTTAAAGTGCACTACGACCTGTCGCCACATCAAATGAAGGTTACAAGATCGAATCGAATGATTtaccaaaaaaccaaaaaaaaaaggcagaaaaTCTTACAATCAATTCGCAACGAAAATTCATTCTTTACGAACATGAGATGATCGATACGTTTGCTTCTTTCTCTCGTCTTCCAGCACCATCGCCCAACACACTTGACACTGACATCCAAACGTCGGCTATTTACCATAATCAACCACTTATCTAAAACGGCTCCAAAAGTCATCACCTCTAggaaaaaccgaaccgaagccCCACATCACGTTGATATCCTGGAcgctcatgttttttttttgttgttgccttcGGTCCCCAACCAGGCACGGCCGGTTGCAGGTGTGGTTCCGAACGGTGCCATGTCCGGTAGACGGACAAACTGGTTTAGATTTATAATCAGCCGATGAGCCAACCGCTCGTCTGCCATTCCCGCTGCGATTTGATATCTTTCTTCTTGTACGCTTTGCATAAACGTGTGCGGGGATGGAAACGATCCGCAAACGAGAATATATGATAAACGTGCCTGATAATGTTACCTTTTATCGATAATATCGAAACGTGTTCTCGAACTTCTCGAGCAATTAAGTGGAAGGTGTTGAGTAAATCACAACGCACAGCATATTAATGTTTCAGTTGCTTAATATGATGGAAACACGCTGCATGTTAAAgccaaaaacacaaatattCGAGCTTTTTTCTCCGCAAAATTCAGATAATATCCAACGTCCGAACATCTAGAACTAGTTTTATTGATTAGTGCACGAGTGGTCTGGATGTTGGCGCGTAAAACACACACGGCCAAATGGAAACGTTTAGAACCTAAACAGGTTCTCGGGCCTCGGGCCGAGATATCGAATCAAAACACGTATCAATAACCAACGATCGGCCATTTCGAACGTTTGGCCATTTGTTTCCTGTGGCGTGCAAATCCCAGCTATGGACGAATCTCTAATCTAATAAATGCTTCGATCGCATCCACTTCAAGAAAGTATTCGTCAGATATTTACAAGAATGTATATGCTTGCaacgaaaatttcatttggtgACATACATCGAATAACAAAATCAGATCCTGTAAATATGCTTACTATGCTAGGCTTACTATATGGAACATAGTAACA
Protein-coding sequences here:
- the LOC128304287 gene encoding flexible cuticle protein 12-like, whose product is MKFAIVFATVLAVALAAPADERDAQVLKYENDNLGVDGYNFQYETSNNINRAETAELKSFGDDVSALVVRGSYSYTGPDGQVYTVNYVADENGFQPEAPHIPRL